The following coding sequences lie in one Melospiza melodia melodia isolate bMelMel2 chromosome 10, bMelMel2.pri, whole genome shotgun sequence genomic window:
- the SLC38A3 gene encoding sodium-coupled neutral amino acid transporter 3 isoform X3 translates to MDTTDVPLQAEMVELVPNGKHTAALTASTVPSLAGDRFEENQTGVAEMEEFLPHGAEKKQTHFTDFEGKTSFGMSVFNLSNAIMGSGILGLAYAMANTGIILFLFLLTAVALLSSYSIHLLLKSSGIVGIRAYEQLGYRAFGTPGKLAAAIAITLQNIGAMSSYLYIVKSEVPLVIQTFLNLEEKTTDWYMNGNYLVILVSVTIILPLALMKQLGYLGYASGFSLSCMVFFLISVIYKKFQIPCPLPEQEGNITGILNVTTVSTSDYQNGYTVLQAPEQDTCTPSFFTLNSQTAYTIPIMAFAFVCHPEVLPIYTELKDPSKKKMQCISNISIMVMYLMYFLAALFGYLTFYDRVESELLHTYNKVDPFDVLILCVRVAVLTAVTLTVPIVLFPVRRAIQQMLFQGKDFSWIRHIAIAVILLTFINLLVIFAPSILGIFGLIGATSAPCLIFIFPAIFYIRIMPKDKEPLRSTPKILAACFALLGVVFMIMSLSFIIIDWATGGGKSGGSH, encoded by the exons ATGGATACCACGGACGTGCCCCTGCAGGCTGAGATGGTGGAGCTGGTGCCCAACGGGAAGCACACGGCTGCACTCACCGCctccactgtcccctcactggcgGGTGACAG ATTTGAAGAGAACCAGACTGGCGTGGCAGAGATGGAGGAGTTCCTGCCCCACGGTGCTGAGAAGAAGCAGACACACTTCACTGAT TTTGAAGGGAAGACGTCTTTCGGGATGTCCGTCTTCAACCTGAGCAATGCCATCATGGGCAGTGGCATCCTGGGGCTGGCCTATGCCATGGCCAACACCGGCATCATCCTCTTCCT CTTCCTCCTCACAGCAGTGGCCCTGCTCTCCAGCTACTCCATCCACCTGCTGCTCAAGTCCTCGGGCATTGTGG GCATCCGTGCCTATGAGCAGCTGGGTTATCGAGCGTTCGGCACGCCGGGGAAGCTGGCAGCGGCCATCGCCATCACGCTGCAGAACATCGGGG CCATGTCCAGCTACCTGTACATTGTCAAATCTGAAGTGCCTCTGGTCATCCAGACCTTCCTGAACCTGGAGGAGAAGACCAC GGACTGGTACATGAATGGGAACTACCTGGTGATCCTGGTTTCTGTCACCATTATCCTGCCCCTGGCACTCATGAAGCAGCTGG gcTACCTTGGCTACGCCAGCGGCTTCTCCCTCAGCTGTATGGTCTTCTTCCTGATCTCG GTCATCTACAAGAAGTTCCAGATCCCCTGCCCACTTCCGGAGCAGGAGGGGAACATCACGGGCATCCTCAACGTCACCACTGTCAGCACCAGTGACTACCAGAATGGCTACACAGTCCTCCAGGCTCCTGAGCAGGACACTTGCACACCCAGCTTCTTTACCCTGAACTCACAG ACAGCCTACACCATCCCCATCATGGCCTTCGCCTTCGTCTGCCACCCCGAGGTGCTGCCCATCTACACCGAGCTGAAGGA CCCCTCCAAGAAGAAGATGCAGtgcatctccaacatctccatcATGGTCATGTACCTCATGTACTTCTTGGCTGCCCTCTTTGGCTACCTCACGTTTTACG ACCGTGTGGAGTCAGAGCTGCTGCACACGTACAACAAGGTGGATCCCTTTGATGTGCTCATCCTGTGTGTGCGTGTGGCTGTGCTGACGGCTGTCACCCTCACCGTCCCCATTGTCCTCTTCCCG gtccgTCGGGCCATCCAGCAGATGCTGTTCCAAGGGAAAGACTTCAGCTGGATCCGCCACATCGCCATTGCTGTGATCCTGCTGACCTTCATCAACCTCCTCGTCATCTTTGCCCCCTCCATTCTTGGCATCTTTGGCTTGATTG GTGCCACCTCCGCTCCCTGCCTCATCTTCATCTTCCCTGCCATCTTCTACATCCGCATCATGCCCAAGGACAAGGAGCCGCTGCGCTCCACCCCCAAAATATTG GCTGCCTGCTTTGCCCTCCTTGGAGTGGTCTTCATGATCATGAGCTTGAGCTTCATCATCATCGACTGGGCCACGGGTGGGGGGAAGAGCGGCGGCAGCCACTAG
- the GNAT1 gene encoding guanine nucleotide-binding protein G(t) subunit alpha-1 has protein sequence MGAGASAEEKHSRELEKKLKEDAEKDARTVKLLLLGAGESGKSTIVKQMKIIHQDGYSLEECLEFIAIIYSNTLQSMLSIVRAMTTLNIQYGDTARQDDARKLLHLSDTIEEGTMPKEMSEIIGRLWKDSGIQACFDRASEYQLNDSAGYYLSDLERLVTPGYVPTEQDVLRSRVKTTGIIETQFSFKDLNFRMFDVGGQRSERKKWIHCFEGVTCIIFIAALSAYDMVLVEDDEVNRMHESLHLFNSICNHRYFATTSIVLFLNKKDVFLEKIKKAHLSICFPDYDGPNTYDDAGNYIKLQFLELNMRRDVKEIYSHMTCATDTENVKFVFDAVTDIIIKENLKDCGLF, from the exons ATGGGAGCCGGGGCCAGCGCCGAGGAGAAGCATTCCCGAGAGCTGGAGAAGAAGCTCAAGGAAGATGCTGAGAAGGATGCCAGGACCgtcaagctgctgctgctgg GAGCGGGGGAGTCGGGGAAGAGCACCATTGTCAAGCAGATGAA GATCATCCACCAGGACGGTTACTCGCTGGAGGAATGCCTGGAGTTCATTGCCATCATTTACAGCAACACTCTCCAGTCCATGCTGTCCATCGTGCGGGCCATGACCACCCTCAACATCCAGTACGGGGACACGGCTCGCCAG GACGATGCCCGTAAGCTGCTGCACCTCTCAGACACCATCGAGGAGGGGACCATGCCCAAGGAGATGTCAGAAATCATCGGGCGGCTCTGGAAGGACTCGGGCATCCAAGCCTGCTTTGACCGCGCCTCCGAGTACCAGCTCAACGACTCCGCGGGCTA CTACCTGTCAGACCTGGAGCGCCTGGTGACCCCCGGCTACGTCCCCACAGAGCAGGACGTGCTGCGCTCCCGCGTCAAGACAACCGGCATCATCGAGACCCAGTTCTCCTTCAAAGACCTCAACTTCAG GATGTTCGATGTGGGTGGACAGCGCTCAGAGAGAAAGAAGTGGATCCACTGCTTTGAGGGCGTGACCTGCATCATCTTCATCGCGGCGCTCAGTGCCTACGACATGGTCCTGGTGGAGGATGATGAAGTG AACCGCATGCACGAGAGCCTGCACCTCTTCAACAGCATCTGCAACCACCGCTACTTTGCCACCACCTCCATCGTCCTCTTCCTCAACAAGAAGGACGTTTTCCTGGAGAAGATCAAGAAGGCGCACCTCAGCATCTGCTTCCCCGACTATGACG GTCCCAACACCTACGACGATGCGGGCAACTACATCAAGCTGCAGTTCCTGGAGCTGAACATGCGGCGGGACGTGAAGGAGATCTACTCCCACATGACCTGCGCCACCGATACCGAGAACGTCAAGTTCGTCTTTGACGCCGTCACTGACATCATCATCAAGGAGAACCTCAAGGACTGCGGGCTGTTCTGA
- the SLC38A3 gene encoding sodium-coupled neutral amino acid transporter 3 isoform X2, whose protein sequence is MEPRAAGRGAESLSRAHSNPSCLPAMDTTDVPLQAEMVELVPNGKHTAALTASTVPSLAGDRFEENQTGVAEMEEFLPHGAEKKQTHFTDFEGKTSFGMSVFNLSNAIMGSGILGLAYAMANTGIILFLFLLTAVALLSSYSIHLLLKSSGIVGIRAYEQLGYRAFGTPGKLAAAIAITLQNIGAMSSYLYIVKSEVPLVIQTFLNLEEKTTDWYMNGNYLVILVSVTIILPLALMKQLGYLGYASGFSLSCMVFFLISVIYKKFQIPCPLPEQEGNITGILNVTTVSTSDYQNGYTVLQAPEQDTCTPSFFTLNSQTAYTIPIMAFAFVCHPEVLPIYTELKDPSKKKMQCISNISIMVMYLMYFLAALFGYLTFYDRVESELLHTYNKVDPFDVLILCVRVAVLTAVTLTVPIVLFPVRRAIQQMLFQGKDFSWIRHIAIAVILLTFINLLVIFAPSILGIFGLIGATSAPCLIFIFPAIFYIRIMPKDKEPLRSTPKILAACFALLGVVFMIMSLSFIIIDWATGGGKSGGSH, encoded by the exons ATGGAGCCGAGAGCTGCGGGCAGGGGAGCGGAG AGCCTGAGCAGAGCCCATAGCAATCCCAGCTGTCTCCCAGCCATGGATACCACGGACGTGCCCCTGCAGGCTGAGATGGTGGAGCTGGTGCCCAACGGGAAGCACACGGCTGCACTCACCGCctccactgtcccctcactggcgGGTGACAG ATTTGAAGAGAACCAGACTGGCGTGGCAGAGATGGAGGAGTTCCTGCCCCACGGTGCTGAGAAGAAGCAGACACACTTCACTGAT TTTGAAGGGAAGACGTCTTTCGGGATGTCCGTCTTCAACCTGAGCAATGCCATCATGGGCAGTGGCATCCTGGGGCTGGCCTATGCCATGGCCAACACCGGCATCATCCTCTTCCT CTTCCTCCTCACAGCAGTGGCCCTGCTCTCCAGCTACTCCATCCACCTGCTGCTCAAGTCCTCGGGCATTGTGG GCATCCGTGCCTATGAGCAGCTGGGTTATCGAGCGTTCGGCACGCCGGGGAAGCTGGCAGCGGCCATCGCCATCACGCTGCAGAACATCGGGG CCATGTCCAGCTACCTGTACATTGTCAAATCTGAAGTGCCTCTGGTCATCCAGACCTTCCTGAACCTGGAGGAGAAGACCAC GGACTGGTACATGAATGGGAACTACCTGGTGATCCTGGTTTCTGTCACCATTATCCTGCCCCTGGCACTCATGAAGCAGCTGG gcTACCTTGGCTACGCCAGCGGCTTCTCCCTCAGCTGTATGGTCTTCTTCCTGATCTCG GTCATCTACAAGAAGTTCCAGATCCCCTGCCCACTTCCGGAGCAGGAGGGGAACATCACGGGCATCCTCAACGTCACCACTGTCAGCACCAGTGACTACCAGAATGGCTACACAGTCCTCCAGGCTCCTGAGCAGGACACTTGCACACCCAGCTTCTTTACCCTGAACTCACAG ACAGCCTACACCATCCCCATCATGGCCTTCGCCTTCGTCTGCCACCCCGAGGTGCTGCCCATCTACACCGAGCTGAAGGA CCCCTCCAAGAAGAAGATGCAGtgcatctccaacatctccatcATGGTCATGTACCTCATGTACTTCTTGGCTGCCCTCTTTGGCTACCTCACGTTTTACG ACCGTGTGGAGTCAGAGCTGCTGCACACGTACAACAAGGTGGATCCCTTTGATGTGCTCATCCTGTGTGTGCGTGTGGCTGTGCTGACGGCTGTCACCCTCACCGTCCCCATTGTCCTCTTCCCG gtccgTCGGGCCATCCAGCAGATGCTGTTCCAAGGGAAAGACTTCAGCTGGATCCGCCACATCGCCATTGCTGTGATCCTGCTGACCTTCATCAACCTCCTCGTCATCTTTGCCCCCTCCATTCTTGGCATCTTTGGCTTGATTG GTGCCACCTCCGCTCCCTGCCTCATCTTCATCTTCCCTGCCATCTTCTACATCCGCATCATGCCCAAGGACAAGGAGCCGCTGCGCTCCACCCCCAAAATATTG GCTGCCTGCTTTGCCCTCCTTGGAGTGGTCTTCATGATCATGAGCTTGAGCTTCATCATCATCGACTGGGCCACGGGTGGGGGGAAGAGCGGCGGCAGCCACTAG
- the GNAI2 gene encoding guanine nucleotide-binding protein G(i) subunit alpha-2: MGCTVSAEDKAAAERSRMIDKNLREDGEKAAREVKLLLLGAGESGKSTIVKQMKIIHEDGYSEEECRQYKAVVYSNTIQSIMAIIKAMGNLQIDFGDSSRADDARQLFALSSTAEEQGIMPEDLANVIRRLWADNGVQACFNRSREYQLNDSAAYYLNDLERIARADYIPTQQDVLRTRVKTTGIVETHFTFKDLHFKMFDVGGQRSERKKWIHCFEGVTAIIFCVALSAYDLVLAEDEEMNRMHESMKLFDSICNNKWFTDTSIILFLNKKDLFEEKIVHSSLTICFPEYTGANKYDEAASYIQSKFEDLNKRKDTKEIYTHFTCATDTKNVQFVFDAVTDVIIKNNLKDCGLF, encoded by the exons atgggcTGCACCGTGAGCGCCGAGGACAAGGCGGCCGCCGAGCGCTCTCGCATGATCGACAAGAACCTGCGGGAGGACGGCGAGAAGGCAGCGCGGGAGGTgaaactgctgctgctgg GTGCTGGCGAGTCTGGGAAGAGCACCATCGTCAAACAGATGAA GATCATCCATGAGGATGGCTATTCAGAGGAGGAGTGCCGGCAGTACAAAGCTGTGGTCTACAGCAACACCATCCAGTCCATTATGGCTATCATCAAGGCAATGGGGAACCTGCAGATTGACTTTGGAGACTCCTCCAGAGCG GATGATGCTCGGCAGCTGTTTGCACTCTCCTCCACTGCTGAGGAGCAGGGCATCATGCCTGAGGACCTGGCCAACGTCATCCGGAGACTGTGGGCTGACAACGGGGTGCAGGCTTGCTTCAACCGCTCCCGAGAGTACCAGCTGAACGACTCTGCTGCCTA ctacCTGAACGACCTGGAGAGGATAGCCCGTGCTGACTACATCCCcacccagcaggatgtgctgcgCACCAGGGTGAAGACCACGGGCATTGTAGAGACTCACTTCACCTTTAAGGACCTGCACTTCAA GATGTTCGACGTGGGAGGCCAGCGCTCGGAGCGGAAGAAGTGGATCCACTGCTTCGAGGGGGTGACAGCCATCATCTTCTGTGTGGCCCTCAGTGCCTATGACCTGGTGCTGGCTGAAGATGAGGAGATG AACCGGATGCATGAGAGCATGAAGCTGTTTGACAGCATCTGCAATAACAAGTGGTTCACAGACACGTCCATCATCCTCTTCCTCAACAAGAAGGACCTCTTTGAGGAGAAGATTGTGCACAGCTCCCTCACCATCTGCTTCCCTGAGTACACAG GGGCCAACAAGTATGATGAGGCAGCCAGCTACATCCAGAGCAAGTTTGAGGACCTGAACAAGAGAAAGGACACCAAGGAGATCTACACCCACTTCACCTGTGCCACGGACACCAAGAACGTGCAGTTCGTCTTCGACGCCGTCACCGACGTCATCATCAAAAACAACCTGAAGGACTGTGGTCTCTTCTGA
- the SLC38A3 gene encoding sodium-coupled neutral amino acid transporter 3 isoform X1 has protein sequence MSRAGPCSPEGSSHTGIRRQTFQPAGENRTAAILQSTGALTPAEPLSLSRAHSNPSCLPAMDTTDVPLQAEMVELVPNGKHTAALTASTVPSLAGDRFEENQTGVAEMEEFLPHGAEKKQTHFTDFEGKTSFGMSVFNLSNAIMGSGILGLAYAMANTGIILFLFLLTAVALLSSYSIHLLLKSSGIVGIRAYEQLGYRAFGTPGKLAAAIAITLQNIGAMSSYLYIVKSEVPLVIQTFLNLEEKTTDWYMNGNYLVILVSVTIILPLALMKQLGYLGYASGFSLSCMVFFLISVIYKKFQIPCPLPEQEGNITGILNVTTVSTSDYQNGYTVLQAPEQDTCTPSFFTLNSQTAYTIPIMAFAFVCHPEVLPIYTELKDPSKKKMQCISNISIMVMYLMYFLAALFGYLTFYDRVESELLHTYNKVDPFDVLILCVRVAVLTAVTLTVPIVLFPVRRAIQQMLFQGKDFSWIRHIAIAVILLTFINLLVIFAPSILGIFGLIGATSAPCLIFIFPAIFYIRIMPKDKEPLRSTPKILAACFALLGVVFMIMSLSFIIIDWATGGGKSGGSH, from the exons ATGAGCCGTGCTGGGCCGTGCTCCCCTGAAGGCTCCTCACATACGGGAATCCGGCGTCAAACTTTCCAGCCAGCTGGAGAAAACCGCACGGCTGCAATTTTGCAATCCACTGGAGCCCTGACACCAGCAGAGCCATTG AGCCTGAGCAGAGCCCATAGCAATCCCAGCTGTCTCCCAGCCATGGATACCACGGACGTGCCCCTGCAGGCTGAGATGGTGGAGCTGGTGCCCAACGGGAAGCACACGGCTGCACTCACCGCctccactgtcccctcactggcgGGTGACAG ATTTGAAGAGAACCAGACTGGCGTGGCAGAGATGGAGGAGTTCCTGCCCCACGGTGCTGAGAAGAAGCAGACACACTTCACTGAT TTTGAAGGGAAGACGTCTTTCGGGATGTCCGTCTTCAACCTGAGCAATGCCATCATGGGCAGTGGCATCCTGGGGCTGGCCTATGCCATGGCCAACACCGGCATCATCCTCTTCCT CTTCCTCCTCACAGCAGTGGCCCTGCTCTCCAGCTACTCCATCCACCTGCTGCTCAAGTCCTCGGGCATTGTGG GCATCCGTGCCTATGAGCAGCTGGGTTATCGAGCGTTCGGCACGCCGGGGAAGCTGGCAGCGGCCATCGCCATCACGCTGCAGAACATCGGGG CCATGTCCAGCTACCTGTACATTGTCAAATCTGAAGTGCCTCTGGTCATCCAGACCTTCCTGAACCTGGAGGAGAAGACCAC GGACTGGTACATGAATGGGAACTACCTGGTGATCCTGGTTTCTGTCACCATTATCCTGCCCCTGGCACTCATGAAGCAGCTGG gcTACCTTGGCTACGCCAGCGGCTTCTCCCTCAGCTGTATGGTCTTCTTCCTGATCTCG GTCATCTACAAGAAGTTCCAGATCCCCTGCCCACTTCCGGAGCAGGAGGGGAACATCACGGGCATCCTCAACGTCACCACTGTCAGCACCAGTGACTACCAGAATGGCTACACAGTCCTCCAGGCTCCTGAGCAGGACACTTGCACACCCAGCTTCTTTACCCTGAACTCACAG ACAGCCTACACCATCCCCATCATGGCCTTCGCCTTCGTCTGCCACCCCGAGGTGCTGCCCATCTACACCGAGCTGAAGGA CCCCTCCAAGAAGAAGATGCAGtgcatctccaacatctccatcATGGTCATGTACCTCATGTACTTCTTGGCTGCCCTCTTTGGCTACCTCACGTTTTACG ACCGTGTGGAGTCAGAGCTGCTGCACACGTACAACAAGGTGGATCCCTTTGATGTGCTCATCCTGTGTGTGCGTGTGGCTGTGCTGACGGCTGTCACCCTCACCGTCCCCATTGTCCTCTTCCCG gtccgTCGGGCCATCCAGCAGATGCTGTTCCAAGGGAAAGACTTCAGCTGGATCCGCCACATCGCCATTGCTGTGATCCTGCTGACCTTCATCAACCTCCTCGTCATCTTTGCCCCCTCCATTCTTGGCATCTTTGGCTTGATTG GTGCCACCTCCGCTCCCTGCCTCATCTTCATCTTCCCTGCCATCTTCTACATCCGCATCATGCCCAAGGACAAGGAGCCGCTGCGCTCCACCCCCAAAATATTG GCTGCCTGCTTTGCCCTCCTTGGAGTGGTCTTCATGATCATGAGCTTGAGCTTCATCATCATCGACTGGGCCACGGGTGGGGGGAAGAGCGGCGGCAGCCACTAG
- the SLC38A3 gene encoding sodium-coupled neutral amino acid transporter 3 isoform X4, whose protein sequence is MEEFLPHGAEKKQTHFTDFEGKTSFGMSVFNLSNAIMGSGILGLAYAMANTGIILFLFLLTAVALLSSYSIHLLLKSSGIVGIRAYEQLGYRAFGTPGKLAAAIAITLQNIGAMSSYLYIVKSEVPLVIQTFLNLEEKTTDWYMNGNYLVILVSVTIILPLALMKQLGYLGYASGFSLSCMVFFLISVIYKKFQIPCPLPEQEGNITGILNVTTVSTSDYQNGYTVLQAPEQDTCTPSFFTLNSQTAYTIPIMAFAFVCHPEVLPIYTELKDPSKKKMQCISNISIMVMYLMYFLAALFGYLTFYDRVESELLHTYNKVDPFDVLILCVRVAVLTAVTLTVPIVLFPVRRAIQQMLFQGKDFSWIRHIAIAVILLTFINLLVIFAPSILGIFGLIGATSAPCLIFIFPAIFYIRIMPKDKEPLRSTPKILAACFALLGVVFMIMSLSFIIIDWATGGGKSGGSH, encoded by the exons ATGGAGGAGTTCCTGCCCCACGGTGCTGAGAAGAAGCAGACACACTTCACTGAT TTTGAAGGGAAGACGTCTTTCGGGATGTCCGTCTTCAACCTGAGCAATGCCATCATGGGCAGTGGCATCCTGGGGCTGGCCTATGCCATGGCCAACACCGGCATCATCCTCTTCCT CTTCCTCCTCACAGCAGTGGCCCTGCTCTCCAGCTACTCCATCCACCTGCTGCTCAAGTCCTCGGGCATTGTGG GCATCCGTGCCTATGAGCAGCTGGGTTATCGAGCGTTCGGCACGCCGGGGAAGCTGGCAGCGGCCATCGCCATCACGCTGCAGAACATCGGGG CCATGTCCAGCTACCTGTACATTGTCAAATCTGAAGTGCCTCTGGTCATCCAGACCTTCCTGAACCTGGAGGAGAAGACCAC GGACTGGTACATGAATGGGAACTACCTGGTGATCCTGGTTTCTGTCACCATTATCCTGCCCCTGGCACTCATGAAGCAGCTGG gcTACCTTGGCTACGCCAGCGGCTTCTCCCTCAGCTGTATGGTCTTCTTCCTGATCTCG GTCATCTACAAGAAGTTCCAGATCCCCTGCCCACTTCCGGAGCAGGAGGGGAACATCACGGGCATCCTCAACGTCACCACTGTCAGCACCAGTGACTACCAGAATGGCTACACAGTCCTCCAGGCTCCTGAGCAGGACACTTGCACACCCAGCTTCTTTACCCTGAACTCACAG ACAGCCTACACCATCCCCATCATGGCCTTCGCCTTCGTCTGCCACCCCGAGGTGCTGCCCATCTACACCGAGCTGAAGGA CCCCTCCAAGAAGAAGATGCAGtgcatctccaacatctccatcATGGTCATGTACCTCATGTACTTCTTGGCTGCCCTCTTTGGCTACCTCACGTTTTACG ACCGTGTGGAGTCAGAGCTGCTGCACACGTACAACAAGGTGGATCCCTTTGATGTGCTCATCCTGTGTGTGCGTGTGGCTGTGCTGACGGCTGTCACCCTCACCGTCCCCATTGTCCTCTTCCCG gtccgTCGGGCCATCCAGCAGATGCTGTTCCAAGGGAAAGACTTCAGCTGGATCCGCCACATCGCCATTGCTGTGATCCTGCTGACCTTCATCAACCTCCTCGTCATCTTTGCCCCCTCCATTCTTGGCATCTTTGGCTTGATTG GTGCCACCTCCGCTCCCTGCCTCATCTTCATCTTCCCTGCCATCTTCTACATCCGCATCATGCCCAAGGACAAGGAGCCGCTGCGCTCCACCCCCAAAATATTG GCTGCCTGCTTTGCCCTCCTTGGAGTGGTCTTCATGATCATGAGCTTGAGCTTCATCATCATCGACTGGGCCACGGGTGGGGGGAAGAGCGGCGGCAGCCACTAG